In one Echinicola marina genomic region, the following are encoded:
- a CDS encoding PSD1 and planctomycete cytochrome C domain-containing protein: MATIKSLKKIIPLGLTGAMAILASTLSCNDKAEEKIDFNAEIRPIINNKCISCHGGVKQSGEFSLLFESEALSATKSGEPAIIPGHAEESEMIKRILHEDPEVRMPPEGPPLSQEEVDVLKKWINQGAKWEDHWSFIPPQQPEVPETSESDWSKNPIDAFVLEKMEKKRLSPSPEADPATLARRVSLDLTGLPPTEELVQRLKDNPDLDTYEKIVDELLASPQYGERWAAMWMDLARYADTKGYQKDRHRPMWKFRDWVIDAFNQDMPFDQFTIEQIAGDLLPNPSKDQLIATGFHRNTMTNDESGTDDEEFRVAAVLDRVNTTWEVWQGITFACVQCHSHPYDPIKHEEFYEFYAFFNNTKDADTWTDSPTLPVYTKIEEKERQSILNWIDSVNTLAPQAKYQFAHQVEEKETELEKIKPDPLPVMSELPEGERRKTFVFERGNWMEHGEEVQAGVPRSMPDFPASYQKNRLGLAKWLVNKENPLTARVTVNRIWAQLFGKGIVETQEDFGSQGFAPTHPELLDWMATNWMHEQNWQFKPLLKMMVMSATYRQSSEVSKKALEKDAANYWLSRGPRVRLTAEQVRDQALAVSGLLSKKMFGPSVMPPQPDGVWQVINNPEKWILSKGEDQHRRGLYTYWRRTSPYPSMVSFDSPSREFCVNRRIRTNTPLQALVTMNDPVYVEAAQALAKRMKSEGDAIEEQLSKGYEMALFHQPDQKVLASLEDLYQTAYQHFEESGEGLENLGATEMDPELNALTMVANAILNLDGFITKD; encoded by the coding sequence GTGGCAACCATAAAGTCATTGAAAAAAATCATCCCCTTAGGCCTGACAGGGGCTATGGCCATTTTAGCCAGTACCCTGTCCTGCAATGACAAAGCCGAAGAAAAGATAGACTTCAATGCTGAGATCAGGCCTATCATCAATAATAAATGTATTTCCTGTCATGGAGGGGTAAAACAGTCTGGAGAATTCAGCCTGTTATTTGAATCAGAAGCCCTTTCAGCCACCAAATCTGGCGAACCCGCTATCATTCCCGGCCATGCTGAAGAAAGCGAGATGATCAAGAGAATCCTACATGAAGACCCTGAGGTTCGCATGCCGCCTGAAGGTCCTCCGCTTAGTCAGGAGGAAGTGGATGTCCTAAAAAAATGGATCAATCAAGGTGCCAAATGGGAAGACCATTGGTCCTTTATCCCTCCCCAACAACCAGAAGTGCCAGAAACAAGTGAAAGTGATTGGTCCAAAAATCCAATTGATGCCTTTGTATTAGAAAAGATGGAGAAAAAGAGGCTATCCCCTTCACCCGAAGCGGATCCCGCGACCCTAGCCAGACGAGTCAGCTTGGACCTGACGGGCTTACCTCCGACTGAGGAGCTTGTTCAGCGGCTAAAGGACAATCCAGATCTGGATACTTATGAAAAAATAGTAGATGAACTCCTAGCCTCTCCACAGTATGGTGAAAGGTGGGCTGCCATGTGGATGGACCTTGCCCGCTATGCGGATACCAAAGGCTACCAAAAAGACCGCCACCGCCCCATGTGGAAATTCAGGGACTGGGTCATTGATGCATTCAATCAGGACATGCCCTTTGACCAGTTTACTATTGAGCAAATTGCTGGGGATCTCCTTCCCAATCCTAGCAAGGATCAGCTGATCGCTACGGGCTTCCACCGGAACACGATGACCAATGATGAGAGTGGCACAGATGATGAAGAGTTTAGGGTAGCGGCCGTATTGGACCGGGTAAATACTACCTGGGAAGTTTGGCAAGGCATCACCTTTGCCTGCGTACAATGTCACAGCCACCCTTATGATCCCATCAAGCACGAGGAGTTCTATGAATTCTATGCCTTCTTCAATAATACCAAAGATGCAGATACTTGGACAGACAGTCCGACCTTACCGGTTTATACTAAAATTGAAGAGAAAGAAAGACAATCCATTCTTAATTGGATAGATTCAGTAAACACTTTGGCTCCACAGGCAAAATATCAGTTTGCCCACCAGGTCGAAGAAAAAGAAACTGAGCTTGAAAAAATAAAACCGGATCCATTACCGGTAATGAGTGAATTGCCAGAAGGAGAAAGACGTAAAACTTTTGTTTTTGAACGGGGCAACTGGATGGAGCATGGGGAAGAAGTACAAGCAGGAGTTCCTAGATCTATGCCTGACTTCCCTGCTTCTTATCAAAAAAACAGGTTGGGATTGGCAAAATGGTTAGTAAATAAAGAAAACCCTCTGACCGCCAGAGTCACCGTAAACAGGATATGGGCCCAACTCTTCGGAAAGGGCATAGTGGAGACGCAGGAGGACTTTGGTTCCCAAGGATTTGCCCCTACCCATCCTGAGCTTTTGGATTGGATGGCCACCAACTGGATGCATGAGCAAAACTGGCAATTCAAGCCTCTACTGAAAATGATGGTGATGTCAGCCACCTACAGGCAATCCTCTGAGGTAAGCAAAAAAGCCCTTGAAAAAGATGCCGCCAACTATTGGTTGAGCAGGGGCCCTAGAGTGAGACTGACAGCCGAGCAGGTCAGGGACCAAGCATTGGCTGTCAGTGGCTTGCTCAGCAAAAAGATGTTTGGGCCTTCAGTGATGCCCCCCCAACCCGATGGAGTTTGGCAGGTCATTAACAATCCTGAGAAATGGATACTCAGCAAAGGAGAAGACCAACACAGAAGGGGTTTATATACCTATTGGAGACGTACAAGCCCATACCCTTCCATGGTGAGCTTTGACAGCCCAAGCCGAGAATTCTGCGTCAACAGAAGAATCAGAACCAATACCCCTTTACAGGCATTGGTGACCATGAATGACCCCGTTTATGTCGAAGCAGCACAGGCCTTGGCCAAGAGAATGAAATCGGAGGGAGACGCGATTGAGGAACAGCTTAGTAAAGGTTATGAAATGGCCTTGTTCCATCAACCGGACCAAAAAGTGTTGGCATCATTGGAGGACCTATACCAAACCGCCTACCAGCACTTTGAAGAAAGTGGAGAAGGCCTGGAAAATCTGGGGGCTACAGAGATGGACCCTGAACTGAATGCCCTGACCATGGTGGCCAATGCTATATTGAACCTGGATGGTTTTATTACAAAAGATTAA
- a CDS encoding DUF1501 domain-containing protein, protein MNLFEEAIFKNAELNTRRHFLKKCLSGMGALTLGSFLGGSLSGCGKSDLATGVDLSNPMRALPSHFIPKAKRVIYLHMAGAPSQLELFDYKPELQKLNGLDCPPSLLEGKRFAFIEGTPQMLGPQFDFKQHGQSGAWVTDRMPHFANNVDDVCFLKAMHTDEFNHAPAQLLMHTGSARLGKPSIGSWVTYGLGSENQNLPGFVVFVSGGTTPSAGKSIWGSGFLPTVYQGVQCRSKGDPVLYLSDPKGVSRDLREKTINIINDINKKQFQEVGDPEIMTRISQYEMAFKMQMSVPETMDISDEPEYIHEMYGTEPGKSSFANNCLLARRLAEKGVRFIQLYHYGWDSHGSNYKEALNHGFNERCQEVDKPISALLNDLKQRGLLDDTLVVWGGEFGRTPMRENRGGKEMKFLGRDHHLEAFTMWMAGGGVKSGYSIGETDEIGYYGIKDRVHVHDLQATILHLLGMDHEKLTYQFQGRDFRLTDVHGNIVEKIIA, encoded by the coding sequence ATGAACCTGTTTGAAGAAGCTATTTTTAAAAATGCAGAACTCAATACCAGAAGGCACTTTTTGAAAAAATGTCTTTCTGGCATGGGGGCCTTAACACTAGGATCCTTTCTGGGCGGCAGCCTTAGCGGCTGTGGCAAAAGTGACCTTGCAACGGGGGTAGACCTCAGCAACCCGATGAGGGCCTTGCCATCGCATTTTATCCCAAAAGCAAAAAGGGTAATTTACCTTCATATGGCGGGAGCACCATCACAGCTGGAATTGTTTGATTATAAACCTGAACTCCAAAAACTCAATGGGCTCGACTGTCCCCCTTCACTTTTGGAAGGAAAGCGCTTTGCCTTCATTGAGGGAACGCCACAAATGCTCGGCCCCCAGTTTGATTTCAAGCAACACGGCCAATCGGGAGCTTGGGTGACCGACAGAATGCCCCATTTTGCCAATAATGTGGATGATGTATGCTTCTTGAAAGCCATGCATACCGATGAGTTTAACCATGCTCCTGCCCAACTCTTGATGCACACGGGTAGTGCCAGACTGGGCAAACCAAGCATCGGCTCTTGGGTGACTTATGGATTGGGATCGGAAAACCAAAACCTACCGGGCTTTGTAGTTTTCGTTTCTGGCGGTACTACTCCAAGTGCTGGAAAAAGCATCTGGGGCAGCGGTTTCTTGCCGACTGTTTACCAAGGTGTACAATGCCGATCCAAAGGAGACCCGGTGCTTTACCTTTCCGACCCAAAAGGAGTCAGCAGGGACCTGAGAGAAAAGACCATTAATATCATCAATGATATCAATAAAAAGCAATTCCAAGAAGTGGGCGATCCCGAGATCATGACCAGGATCTCCCAATATGAAATGGCTTTCAAGATGCAAATGTCAGTTCCCGAGACCATGGATATTTCAGATGAGCCTGAATACATCCATGAAATGTACGGAACAGAACCAGGCAAATCCTCCTTTGCCAATAACTGTCTATTGGCCAGAAGACTGGCTGAAAAAGGTGTCCGTTTTATACAGCTGTACCACTATGGCTGGGATTCGCATGGGTCCAACTATAAGGAAGCACTAAATCATGGATTCAATGAGCGCTGTCAAGAAGTGGACAAGCCAATTTCTGCGCTATTGAATGACTTAAAGCAAAGGGGGCTGCTGGACGATACGCTAGTTGTTTGGGGCGGAGAATTCGGCAGAACTCCTATGCGTGAAAATCGTGGTGGAAAAGAAATGAAATTCCTGGGCAGAGATCACCACTTGGAAGCCTTTACCATGTGGATGGCCGGTGGAGGAGTAAAATCAGGTTATTCTATTGGGGAAACCGATGAAATAGGTTATTATGGAATTAAAGATCGTGTTCATGTTCATGACCTTCAGGCCACTATACTACACTTGTTGGGTATGGACCATGAAAAACTCACCTATCAATTCCAAGGCAGGGATTTTAGATTGACCGATGTCCACGGAAATATCGTGGAAAAAATCATTGCATAA
- a CDS encoding two-component regulator propeller domain-containing protein has translation MKLTEQISRIPCLKKSLCFLGVCALILLAPFFISHSLAQKPLNLYQLPLEGLSDVEVTSIYQDHYGFLWFGTANGLNRFDGKEYIPFTHEDTRENSISSNQINTILEDKQNQLWVGSKYGLNRLDRNTRTFKRYMPESTNSNSIPGKNIKVLFLDSKGNLWVGSNNGLSKYDPELDQFKNYYHKEDDPNSLSGNSVNQIIEDSKGRLWIGTNYSGVSLFKPEEGTFSNFKHDPNDPNSLSGNTIISLFEDSYKNLWIGTIKNGLNRFDENTNTFKHYTQGAHRGSLATNSVYSITENMDRNLVIGGMQGGMSIYNRKTDTFVRYNTKGQINLKGNTASVLTDFITKDNQILIATSNGGVNIYDNHPSNFSTFRQDQKNENSLSIDHITAVLSDENGRIWIGTNGGGLNEFSPERETFKHFLKSNKKGALMDNTILSIAMIKGSNQLLLNTQMNGLVVFDIKNQEFTPINLPISEQNLEISSVLVDDKNAIWFTTSYRLLKLNDINAVPEEIINLKEESQDSFSSLILDQKGHIWAACQKGIYQINGNELNQQQFYPFPNTKNQNIKSPIISMAEDTKGNIWLTTKETGIWKLYNGAFRKINAPLLESQLISNFFFRNDDLWMTADKNLYKAHLKGDSIAIQKTYTSADGLPGNIFSKGAIAQSQNGNYLLGSLGGLSTFHPDSLLSNPHIPPIAFTDLYIDNKKIDQGTKDILEKEINQTDKITLPQGSNDFSISFASLNYIKPEKNQFAYRLEGYDKDWIYGHDSKASYVDLPPGIYTFKVKGSNNDGLWNQKGKTIKIEVQHNGFNLGSPLGLTALILIGAGVVFFIRKNKWTKAQHTSTPSKTDDTITLPPQAETKDTEETEDFLEKIKDIVLSNLQNEAFDVNMLCKEIGTSRTQLYRKFKEYNGETVSSYIREIKLDRARQLLSKGDLSIAEVHQLSGFKSASHFSKSFQSKYGKTPSDFLTFHKTKNSNSLKTHPELP, from the coding sequence ATGAAGTTAACCGAACAAATATCCAGAATTCCCTGCTTAAAAAAGTCGCTGTGCTTTTTGGGTGTTTGTGCATTGATTTTACTTGCTCCATTTTTCATTAGCCACTCACTTGCCCAAAAACCTTTAAATCTCTATCAACTTCCTCTTGAGGGCTTGAGTGATGTAGAAGTCACTTCCATTTACCAGGATCATTATGGCTTCCTTTGGTTTGGCACCGCTAATGGGCTTAACCGTTTTGATGGCAAGGAATACATTCCTTTTACTCATGAGGATACCCGTGAAAACAGTATTTCAAGCAACCAGATAAACACAATTCTTGAGGATAAGCAAAACCAACTTTGGGTAGGCTCCAAATATGGCCTGAATAGATTGGACAGGAATACCCGCACTTTTAAGAGATACATGCCTGAATCCACTAATTCTAATTCTATCCCAGGTAAAAACATCAAAGTATTATTTCTCGATAGCAAAGGGAACCTATGGGTAGGCAGCAATAATGGGCTTTCCAAATATGACCCAGAATTGGACCAATTCAAAAATTACTACCATAAGGAAGATGATCCCAACAGCCTAAGTGGAAATAGCGTAAATCAAATCATTGAAGATTCCAAAGGAAGGCTTTGGATAGGCACCAACTACTCTGGTGTGAGCCTTTTCAAGCCTGAAGAAGGTACTTTTTCGAATTTCAAACATGATCCAAATGATCCTAATAGCTTAAGTGGAAATACCATTATTTCATTATTTGAGGATAGTTATAAGAATTTATGGATAGGTACCATCAAAAATGGATTAAACAGATTTGATGAAAACACCAACACCTTTAAACACTACACCCAAGGCGCACATAGGGGAAGTCTTGCTACCAATTCCGTCTATTCTATTACCGAGAACATGGACAGAAACTTGGTCATCGGCGGCATGCAGGGTGGAATGAGTATCTATAATCGTAAAACAGATACTTTCGTTCGCTATAACACAAAGGGACAAATCAACCTTAAAGGAAATACAGCCAGTGTCCTTACGGATTTTATCACCAAAGACAACCAAATATTAATTGCAACCAGTAACGGAGGTGTCAATATTTATGACAATCATCCAAGTAATTTCTCCACTTTCAGGCAAGACCAAAAAAACGAGAATAGCCTAAGCATAGACCATATTACCGCAGTACTTTCTGATGAAAATGGAAGAATTTGGATCGGCACCAATGGCGGAGGTCTGAATGAGTTTTCCCCAGAAAGGGAAACATTTAAGCACTTTCTAAAAAGTAATAAAAAGGGGGCTTTGATGGACAATACCATTTTATCTATTGCTATGATAAAAGGCTCTAATCAACTCCTACTTAACACCCAAATGAACGGATTAGTGGTTTTTGATATTAAAAATCAGGAATTCACCCCCATAAATCTTCCTATTAGCGAGCAAAACCTCGAGATCTCTTCAGTGCTTGTGGATGACAAAAATGCCATTTGGTTCACCACTTCTTACCGGCTGCTTAAGCTAAATGATATCAATGCTGTTCCCGAAGAAATCATCAATTTAAAAGAAGAAAGTCAAGATTCCTTTTCCAGTTTGATCCTTGATCAAAAAGGTCATATTTGGGCGGCATGCCAAAAGGGTATTTATCAAATCAATGGCAATGAGCTGAATCAACAGCAGTTTTATCCATTCCCCAATACTAAAAACCAAAACATTAAAAGCCCAATTATCAGTATGGCTGAGGATACCAAGGGAAATATATGGCTAACTACCAAAGAGACGGGAATATGGAAACTGTATAACGGAGCATTTAGAAAAATAAATGCTCCCCTATTAGAAAGTCAACTCATCAGCAACTTCTTTTTCAGAAATGATGATTTATGGATGACGGCAGATAAAAACCTATATAAGGCCCATCTCAAAGGTGATTCCATCGCAATACAAAAAACCTACACATCAGCTGATGGCCTGCCAGGAAATATTTTCTCCAAAGGAGCCATTGCTCAAAGCCAAAACGGCAATTATCTACTTGGAAGCCTTGGAGGACTTAGTACTTTCCATCCGGACAGCCTCCTTTCCAACCCCCATATTCCTCCAATCGCCTTTACAGATTTATATATAGACAACAAAAAAATCGACCAAGGAACTAAAGATATCCTAGAGAAAGAAATCAATCAAACAGATAAAATCACCTTGCCTCAGGGCAGCAATGATTTTAGTATTTCTTTTGCCAGCCTCAATTATATAAAACCTGAGAAGAATCAGTTTGCCTATAGACTCGAAGGATATGATAAAGATTGGATTTATGGCCATGACAGCAAAGCAAGCTATGTGGACCTACCTCCGGGAATTTACACTTTTAAAGTAAAAGGCAGTAATAATGACGGTCTCTGGAACCAAAAGGGCAAAACCATCAAAATTGAGGTCCAGCATAATGGATTTAATTTAGGATCCCCATTAGGACTTACTGCTTTGATCTTAATAGGTGCTGGAGTGGTCTTTTTCATCCGGAAGAACAAATGGACGAAAGCCCAGCATACCTCCACTCCATCCAAAACAGATGACACAATCACTTTACCCCCTCAAGCTGAAACAAAGGACACTGAAGAGACTGAGGACTTTCTAGAAAAAATAAAAGACATCGTACTTTCCAATCTCCAAAATGAGGCCTTTGATGTGAACATGCTCTGTAAAGAAATAGGCACCAGCCGTACCCAATTGTACCGGAAATTCAAGGAATATAATGGAGAAACAGTTTCGTCTTATATTAGGGAAATAAAACTTGACCGAGCTAGACAGCTACTCTCAAAAGGTGACCTTTCCATAGCAGAAGTACACCAATTATCAGGATTCAAATCTGCCTCCCACTTTAGTAAATCTTTCCAATCTAAGTATGGAAAAACGCCATCTGACTTTTTGACTTTTCATAAAACAAAAAACAGCAACAGCCTGAAAACTCACCCAGAACTACCATAA
- a CDS encoding PSD1 and planctomycete cytochrome C domain-containing protein produces MRKYLLGFLGLFYAGILGIASCSPGEEKIDFNAEVRPIINSKCITCHGGVKQSGEFSLLFQEEALSPTKSGHPAIIPGDAEGSEMIKRILAQDPEQRMPPEGPALSKEEVDILKRWINQGAEWEDHWSFVAPEKPDVPEVDKEAWNNNPIDHFILKKMEEKGLSPSPQADAPTLARRLSLDIIGLPPSEEMIQSLESDPSLKNYERIVDELLGSPQYGEKWTSMWLDLARYADSKGYEKDAHRDMWKYRDWVIKAFNQDMPFDQFTIEQLAGDLLPEPSKDQLIASGFHRNTMTNDEGGTDDEEFRVAAVLDRVNTTWEVWQGITFACVQCHSHPYEPIKHEEYFEFYAFLNNTADKDHPSDSPILPVYTEIDLAKKAALTHWIDSVKNHSSPYRLASMIEEKENELEKIRQYRLPIMQELPEEEQRSTFVFERGNWTTHGKQVYPGVPGSLPNLPEGVPANRLGMAKWLVSGENPLTARVTVNRIWGRLFGKGIVETQEDFGSQGAAPTHPELLDWLAIEWMEKDQWHLKALIKRIVMTATYRQSSEVSPKALEIDAANDYLSRAPRVRLSAEQVRDQALAVSGLLSDKMYGPSVMPYQPEGIWQAVYNGSSWDLSEGEDQHRRAVYTYLRRTSPYPSMIAFDGPTREFCVNRRIDTNTPLQALVTLNDAVYVEAAQALAKKMKTAGSTAQEQITKGYEKALLLSPSEKDMEILMNLYTNAKSHFDQTGEGLENMDKTITDPELNALTVVANAIMNLDNFITRN; encoded by the coding sequence ATGAGAAAATATTTACTTGGATTTTTAGGCTTATTTTATGCAGGCATATTGGGTATTGCTTCTTGCAGCCCCGGCGAAGAAAAAATCGATTTTAATGCTGAAGTCCGTCCCATTATCAACAGCAAATGTATTACCTGCCATGGCGGGGTAAAACAATCGGGAGAATTCAGTTTATTGTTTCAAGAGGAAGCCTTGTCCCCCACCAAATCAGGCCATCCAGCCATCATCCCTGGAGATGCGGAAGGCAGTGAAATGATCAAAAGAATATTGGCACAAGACCCTGAGCAAAGAATGCCTCCCGAAGGACCTGCTCTCAGTAAAGAAGAGGTAGATATTTTGAAAAGATGGATCAATCAGGGAGCTGAATGGGAAGACCATTGGTCTTTTGTAGCACCAGAAAAGCCAGATGTACCAGAAGTGGACAAGGAAGCCTGGAACAATAATCCAATTGACCATTTTATACTTAAGAAGATGGAAGAGAAGGGTCTCTCCCCTTCACCGCAAGCTGATGCTCCTACTTTAGCCCGTAGGTTAAGTCTGGACATCATAGGCCTACCACCAAGTGAGGAGATGATACAAAGCTTGGAATCCGATCCTTCTTTGAAAAATTATGAAAGAATCGTGGATGAACTATTGGGCTCCCCTCAATATGGCGAGAAATGGACCAGCATGTGGCTGGACCTGGCCAGATATGCGGACTCTAAAGGTTATGAAAAAGATGCCCACCGTGACATGTGGAAATACAGGGACTGGGTAATCAAGGCCTTTAACCAAGACATGCCTTTTGACCAGTTCACCATTGAACAACTGGCAGGAGACTTGCTCCCCGAGCCTAGCAAAGATCAGTTGATCGCCTCTGGTTTCCACAGGAACACCATGACCAATGACGAAGGGGGTACCGATGACGAGGAATTTCGTGTTGCCGCAGTGCTGGATAGGGTAAATACTACTTGGGAAGTTTGGCAGGGCATCACCTTTGCCTGTGTGCAATGTCACAGCCATCCCTACGAACCCATTAAGCATGAGGAATATTTTGAGTTTTATGCATTTTTGAACAATACTGCTGACAAGGATCACCCTAGCGATAGCCCCATCCTCCCCGTTTACACTGAAATAGACTTGGCCAAGAAAGCCGCTTTGACCCATTGGATAGATTCGGTAAAAAATCATTCAAGTCCATATCGATTGGCCTCCATGATCGAAGAAAAGGAAAACGAGTTGGAGAAAATCAGACAATACCGGCTTCCTATTATGCAAGAGCTCCCTGAAGAAGAGCAAAGATCCACCTTTGTTTTTGAAAGAGGCAATTGGACGACGCATGGAAAACAGGTCTATCCTGGAGTACCTGGTTCACTGCCAAACCTACCAGAGGGTGTTCCAGCCAACCGCCTTGGTATGGCCAAATGGCTTGTCAGCGGAGAGAACCCCTTGACTGCCAGAGTTACGGTCAACAGAATTTGGGGGCGATTGTTTGGTAAAGGAATCGTGGAAACCCAGGAGGATTTTGGCTCCCAAGGTGCTGCGCCTACCCACCCTGAGTTATTGGACTGGCTAGCCATCGAGTGGATGGAAAAGGACCAGTGGCATTTGAAAGCTTTGATCAAGAGAATCGTAATGACAGCCACTTATAGACAATCCTCTGAAGTAAGTCCAAAAGCCCTTGAGATAGACGCTGCCAATGACTATCTATCCAGAGCACCTAGGGTAAGATTATCTGCCGAACAGGTACGTGACCAAGCACTGGCCGTAAGTGGACTATTGAGTGATAAAATGTATGGTCCTTCGGTCATGCCTTATCAACCTGAAGGCATTTGGCAAGCGGTCTATAATGGCAGCTCCTGGGACCTCAGCGAAGGTGAAGACCAGCACAGAAGAGCCGTTTATACTTACCTAAGAAGAACAAGTCCCTACCCTTCCATGATAGCTTTTGATGGACCTACACGGGAATTCTGTGTTAACAGAAGAATAGACACCAATACACCGCTTCAGGCCTTGGTTACCCTGAACGATGCAGTATATGTAGAAGCGGCACAAGCCTTGGCCAAAAAGATGAAAACAGCAGGGAGCACTGCCCAGGAGCAAATCACCAAAGGCTACGAAAAAGCCCTTCTCCTGTCTCCTTCAGAAAAAGATATGGAGATTTTAATGAATTTGTATACCAATGCCAAATCCCATTTTGATCAAACAGGAGAAGGATTGGAAAACATGGATAAAACAATAACTGATCCAGAGCTGAATGCCCTCACCGTAGTGGCCAATGCCATCATGAACCTGGACAATTTTATCACTAGAAATTAA
- a CDS encoding DUF1501 domain-containing protein encodes MNIFEEEQYRQAELNTRRQFLRKCISGMGGIALGSLMGSTLSSCGRSSDGLGMLRDSANPMAALPSHFVPKAKRVIYLHMAGAPSQLELFDYKPDLQKLDGLDCPPSLLEGKRFAFIKGTPKMLGPQFNFKQYGQSGAWMSDRLPYLSDCVDDMTFLKAMHTDEFNHAPAQLLLQTGSARLGKPSMGSWVTYGLGSENQNLPGFMVLVSGGKTPSAGKSIWGSGFLPTVYQGVQCRSKGDPVLYLSDPKGMSKALREQSINAINDLNKRQFEEIGDPEIMTRISQYEMAFKMQTSVPETMDIKDEPEYIHKMYGTEPGQSSFANNCLLARRLAEKGVRFIQLYHWGWDAHGAAKSEAINHGFKNRCQEVDQPIAALLKDLKQRGLLDDTLVVWGGEFGRTPMRENRGGKEMKFVGRDHHLEAFTTWMAGGGIKPGMTYGETDEIGYYGIKDRVHVHDLQATILHQLGLNHEKLTYHFQGRDFRLTDVHGEVVKKIIA; translated from the coding sequence ATGAACATATTTGAGGAAGAACAATACCGACAGGCTGAACTAAATACACGTAGACAATTTTTAAGAAAATGTATATCTGGAATGGGGGGAATTGCCCTTGGCTCTTTAATGGGCAGCACCCTTTCCAGCTGCGGAAGAAGTTCCGATGGACTAGGAATGCTCAGGGACAGCGCCAATCCCATGGCAGCATTACCTTCCCATTTTGTTCCCAAAGCCAAACGCGTGATCTACTTGCACATGGCGGGAGCACCATCCCAATTGGAACTCTTCGACTATAAACCTGATCTTCAAAAGCTGGATGGATTGGATTGCCCTCCTTCTCTTTTGGAAGGAAAAAGATTTGCCTTTATCAAGGGGACTCCCAAAATGCTTGGTCCACAGTTTAACTTCAAGCAATATGGGCAGTCTGGGGCTTGGATGTCTGACAGATTACCTTACCTGTCTGATTGTGTAGATGACATGACATTCTTAAAAGCCATGCATACGGATGAGTTTAACCATGCTCCTGCACAGTTGCTTTTACAAACAGGCAGTGCACGATTGGGCAAACCTAGTATGGGGTCTTGGGTTACTTATGGACTGGGCTCTGAAAACCAAAATCTCCCAGGCTTTATGGTATTGGTATCGGGTGGAAAAACCCCAAGTGCCGGTAAAAGTATCTGGGGAAGTGGATTTTTGCCCACTGTCTACCAAGGTGTACAATGCCGGTCAAAGGGAGATCCAGTATTATACCTTTCTGATCCTAAAGGGATGAGCAAAGCCCTCAGGGAACAATCCATCAATGCCATCAATGATTTGAACAAAAGGCAATTTGAAGAAATCGGTGACCCCGAAATCATGACCAGGATTTCTCAATACGAGATGGCCTTCAAAATGCAAACCTCAGTACCGGAAACCATGGATATCAAGGATGAGCCGGAATATATCCATAAAATGTACGGTACAGAACCTGGACAGTCCTCTTTCGCCAATAACTGCCTTTTAGCCAGAAGACTGGCAGAAAAGGGCGTACGCTTTATACAGCTTTACCACTGGGGCTGGGATGCCCATGGTGCAGCAAAAAGCGAAGCCATCAACCATGGCTTCAAAAACCGTTGTCAAGAGGTGGACCAACCTATAGCAGCCTTATTGAAAGACTTGAAACAAAGGGGATTATTGGATGATACTTTGGTAGTCTGGGGCGGTGAGTTCGGCAGAACTCCAATGCGAGAAAACAGGGGTGGAAAAGAAATGAAGTTCGTGGGTAGAGACCATCACCTGGAAGCCTTTACTACCTGGATGGCTGGCGGTGGGATCAAACCAGGCATGACCTATGGTGAAACCGATGAGATAGGCTACTATGGTATCAAGGACCGTGTCCATGTGCATGATCTACAGGCTACCATTCTTCACCAGTTGGGATTGAACCATGAAAAACTCACCTATCACTTCCAAGGCAGGGATTTTAGATTAACGGATGTACATGGTGAAGTGGTCAAAAAAATCATTGCTTAA